Genomic segment of Arachis hypogaea cultivar Tifrunner chromosome 11, arahy.Tifrunner.gnm2.J5K5, whole genome shotgun sequence:
TGGCACTGCATGGCATATATGTTTTGATGAGAACTGATagggattcttcattcataaTAATTCATTAATTGCAGGGGCAGGCCCCATACTgtgattatttaattttgtaaattAATTTTCAGTCCGAATTCCCATGCATGAATTCATATGCATATGCTTTTCAATTTACGTGCCTCAGGAGATAAAAGATAGGGCACAGAAgaggaagataaaaaaaatttggtttagTCACATTGCATGTCACACTCCTCTTTTATCCTTTCTTCCCTTCTCTCAAATCAGTCGCCATTTTTAATCAAAGACTTCTCACTGCACACAACAGAATCAAACCAAAAAATCATTCATTCATAGTTTTTGTGTATGTCCACTTAACTCTtaacttaatttattttctttttccattttatttGTGCCTCTCTTTTCAGATTTCACTATATAAGCTCTATACACATGCATTCTTTACTTGCACATTTATATCATATCATTCCTTAGCTTTAACATCAACTAAccctttatcttttcttcaaaacttgTCACTTCTTTCTCAACAACATGCCTTTGCTACCAACTGATGCTGCTACAAAAGAATCTCTCTCAGATAGAATCAAACTTCTCCCACTACTATCATGTGAGTTTAATTCAGCTAGATTCCTTTTCTTTCACTACACCAAATGGCGAAGAAGCAAAATAAGGAGGTAGGGAATTGGTGGTGCTATCCCAATTGagcttaattaatttttttttctttttttttttttaatttttttcttgacCTTGCAAGGCcgtgtttgttttgttttcttattATAAATgcgttttagtttgtttttagtttaattttcttttttcatcaaGTCAACCACTCCCATATTTTTATGCTGTATCTATTCCTCCTGAGCTTTTAATCTTGTAATGTATAAATTAAAGTGAAGCAAGCGATCAAGACTTTGCCTTTGGGTTCAATTCAGCTTCCATGTTTTTTCCATGATAGTTGCTTAATTTAATAGTAGTTAACAAAAAAGTGAAAGCATGAATTTTGCATAATATCATCATCAGAGAAAGCAAACGTGAAGGGACTAGAATTTCCTTGTTATTCCTAATAATAATGACAATAATAACATTGTTGAGAAAGAAAGATCCATATGAATTCCAAGTAGAGGCTTTTGAATACAATATATTTGAATGGAACATGAACCTATGAATTGCATTGTGAGATATTTTGCCAAAACATGAACCTATGTATTTACAAGGCAATTCATGGAGTGGATGATATTGTGATAAAATTGTTGTACATTGTTGAGTACAGAATAGAGCCTTTTATATTTTCTGCTGTGAAGATGAACAAGGaaacaaaaacatagaaaaagacCAAAAATAATTCAGCATCCATTGCCTGTGGCAACAGATTGGTTGAGTGAACAAAACCATGACTTCCTTCTCTCCCTTTGAGAAGCTGATCTTCTGAAACCAGAACCAGAACACCTGCCCAAATGGTTCCTCAGGTCCCTGCTTGTTGTGCAAGGAACCAATGAAGGGCTCACGTCTGATCCAAGACAGAGGCCGGTGTTGAATCTAAATGAGCTGAATGAGGAGAACTTCTGGCTGCCGAGGGAGCGAAGATTTCCCGGAGAAGTCTTGGAGGCCCGTGATGACGACGACAACGAAGGCGTAGATGATGAAGACGGTAAGCAAAACGGGGTAGTCATGTCGGTTGGATCCTCAAGAACGTCGCTAGAGCAGGTGCAGAATGTTAAAGACAAGTTTGCTGTTCTTGGTATGGTTTGCTTTGGTAGAGGCCTGGTGTCTGGAAGCTTGACGAAGGACACTATGCCGTGCCGGCATAGGGGACAAGCAATTGAACCTGGTGGACCTTGATTTGTGCTTGTTGAAGTCGTTGAATTTGTGGAACACAGATACAAGGCACATTGTGTGCAGAACTCATGATCACAACCTACCATAACATAGCACATTTTGAGAATCTCTCCTATTACATCATAGCTATGGCATTACAACGTTTCaagcatttatttatttattatactaaATAAAGAAGCAAATGTTTTATTTGTCATTTCAATATGAGAGGAGAATACCTTCTACAGCGACCATACACTTCCTTTCTAGACAAACCGCACATGGATCTAGACATGGTGCTAATTCATTTGTCTTCCATCCACATTCTCTGTTATGCATAAACACCAAAGAAAGGTAGATTAGTATTGGTAAGCCATAGAATATACAAGTTTGAGGCATAGATAAGTAGCTTAACCCaatcaagtggataaaattcaatGTTAAACTTCTGCTGTTGTATTCTCAAGACTAATGTTTGCTATGAGAAACGTACATGTAAAATAAAAATGTCTACATTGATTGAATCTCCCAAGGTTAGTTAGGATAGTTCTATGAACACATACCTAGCAATTTTGACAATACTCATAAGTGGAAGAGAGAGATATGGTGAAGGAAGAACTTCTAAGATTTCTGATGGAGGTTCTTTTAAGATGTCCTCAAGCCAGTTTCTATTCCATGAACGAGCAACCATCAAGGGGGTCCATCTATTAGACAATTGGCAGAAGAAATCAGAGACAGGTTCAACTGATTTTTATTACAATTATCAGAAGGATTCAAAGGATTCTTGATAATACAAGACACGCAGTGTAACACTAATTGAGCAAATCCAAATTATATAGATGATGGCTGCATTTAAACTATACTGATATAAGCAATGAACATATTTCAAGTACTATCATACAACACAGCAGAGCTAGACAAGACTAATACTTAACTTGAAGCACAAGTTTACAAAAAAGACCATCTGAAAACTCAGAAACTCTGATCCTCTGGATTCAGTAACATAATAAGTTAAAGATAAATTTCTGGCCAAAAGCAAGGTGATCTAGCAATTTAACTTGTTATCCCTAATGATTTTCATAATAAGTTAGAAGACAAGGGGCAGGAGTAAGATAAATTCATTGAACTTCAAAAGTAACCAGAGACTTGCTGATGAATACCCATTTGCATTTTGAGCATTCAGATTAGCACCTTTGGCAATCAGAAGctgaaataaacaaataatacaCAAATTAAGAAGGCAATTGAACTTCAATTTGACGTCACAAatgaagttaaaaataaataacatattttTACTAGAAATCTTTCAATTAAAAGGAAACAGAAACACACTTGACAGCATTGTGCATTTCCACCACATGCAGCATAATGGAGGGGAGTGCTCCCAGAACCTGATAGTAAGGAGACAAAAGTCAATGGTGGCAAAACCAATATATCGTACAACTTTCTAAACATCTTTTAGGCTACATTACTATAGCAGAATTAGGAATATAAAGGTTAATAACCTGATTGAATTTTAGAAACAAAGATGAGTGAAGCAGGAATATAGAAACAATCAACAACGAGTAGTACTAGAAAATTTAATCCAGTATTCTGAGTTGCTGACTTTCCCAAGCAAAGATTTGAAATCACTTTATCACATTAAttagaaaacttaaaaaattacCAATTAAGTCAATGGTAGTTCCATCTTCCACGGTAACCTCAGAGACAGAAGCTCCCAATTCTAAGAGTAAATGCACACTTTCAACATGCCCATTCAATGCTGCCATATGCAGAGCAGTGATGCCTCCATCAGAAGTTCTGTTAATTACCTCACGAAGACCACTTTGTATACAACAATTTAAACACAAAATCAACCAGGGTGCAACAGTTTATAACGCATGACTGCAAGAGGAATCGGGGAAAAGGTAGGTACCTGTGATCAAATTCTGAGGTCAACTTGCAATCATCTGACTTCAATAATTTCCAAAAGTCAGAGATGCTTGGTATATAATCCGCGAGGAGGAGCCGAATGCATCTGGTATGACCATTCAAGGCAGCCAAGTGGAGCGCGGTACCTCCATTTAGATAGTCTGCTTTATGAATCTGCAGTCCAATTCAATGACCATTTTCTCACATCTGAATTCAACTTAAGTTCTAACTCATTgtaaatcaaatattaaaaaagaaaaaaaaaatggatagTAGCAAGGATCATACATTGGCTTTAAAAAGAATCAAGGTCTGAACTACCTCCCAGTGACCATGTTGACAAGCTTGCATCAATGCAGTCTGTTAACCATATAATGTGAGCAAAAGAAATTGATCTTACAATAGAAGAAATATAATACTACTCATAACATAAAGTATACACTAGATTGAATTGTGATTTTTCATGTACCTGACCGCGATAGTTCCTAAGATTGATATCAACTCCAGACTCAAGCAAGAGATATACTATCTACATCAATGCAGAAAAAATCAGTGCATACTATCCTAAAAGAAGAATTGCAAGACATAATTATTGAATGAATAGAATAGATTAAGTACCTCATGGTGGCCATGAGCTGCAGAATAATGCAAGGGGGAATTGCGAACTCCGAAAGTGGAATACCTTGCAAGGCGGGGATTATATTCCAACAAGGCCTTGGCCTCTTGAACATCGCCATCTCTTGCTGCAGAAACCAATCTCTCCCCGGAAGCAGAACACCCTAAAGAATTCCCCACCAAGCTCAGAAATTTCATGTCCCCCACAAACCAAAGTCAACACTTTTCACGGATTTGAGAAAGCAGGGGTTTTCCTTGGAAAGATTTTCTCTCCTACACAAAACAAACACAGCCGGGGACATGAAAATCATCAATACCTTAATCAATCGGATATAATAAGAGATCTTCTTTGTCTGTGTCAAAGGTTCATTGTTCTTACCAAACAAATGACAACTCTAACAAAATTTCATAAACGTCCGAAGGAATTAGTTGAAACTGTCAATGCCTACAATCCTATGATTCATGAGAAAGAGAggggcagagagagagagagagagaatttttttttttttggcaagtACAGAAATCTCAACACCAAAAGGAGGAGTTGAAAACAGTTCAGAGTAGTTTTGTCCACAAACCGTGAAGCCTGCGCAAACAGTGAATTGGTGACTCAAacgaatattaaaagaaaaaaaaatcaatgttattTATTCATACATTGGTTGAACACGTCGTGAACTTCGAGAAACCcaacaaaaattacaaaattattttggaaGGGAACCCCCAAGAgggaaaaaacaaattaaaaaaaaaaaaagtttgtacCTTTGGGAagaatttttatcctatttgaaatTTACCAATCCGATCTCACGAACCTGGTACCAGTTTCCGCTATAAGCAAGCAGCTTCCCTCCTCCTccggaaaaaataaaaaaataaaagaataaaaaaaataatcgcAGAAGGCGAAGGTGCTAACTTTTCGTTTAAAGGATCAAAACCCAGAAAGGGaattgggagagagagaggaatgaTCAGAAGAAACGATCAAACCTCCTCCATCAAAGTGTAGAAGCTGAAAGCAACATTTTTGAACGAGAATTGGGGAATGGGGAGCGAGATTTTTTCCCTTCTAGTTTTTTTGTTTGCTTAAAGTGGTAAttagctaaaaataataaattgaaataaaatatccAAATGGATTGACAGGTGTGAGAGAAAATGCGTGTCGCCATGATTGGGCATTATTAATGAGTCAACTTGGTAGTTGTGTAGTTCCATTCCCTTGTCCCTACCCTTTTCTCACACCCCCCAATGTTGCTAACTAACTCCTCTCCTTCCCTCTATCTACTATCTACCATTCCACATCCATTAATCagctaaaaaattttgatataggaGTAAAATGAGTGATATACTTTAAcatgataattttttgtattttttaaaattgtaggAGTACATTCGatccgatttgtgttaaaaaaataaaaaaaaaaattcagagtaTACAATTCGGAGGGTCCAACTTATGATTGGACAAATATAAATTTCGAAAGCTAGAAAACGAATCCTCCGAATTGTTTGttgttatcaatttttttatgaaataaaatatcGAACGCAATTCGGACCATTCGTTTACTGATGGAGAACTCGCATGATTCGAGTTCTATTCCACTGACACCACATGGCTGTGAAACACCTGTATTCCCCATATCCGAGTCCAACGCCGCTTTTGCTtacatattcaaattaaaaagtgcCATTAATCTATTGTGGATCTATGTTGCATACACAGGTCAAATTGGCATTGTTGTTAAGGGGTGTAATGAATTATGATAATAATGTCATGCCAACTATGATAAGTGAGAGAAAAACGAAGCAAAAGTGGCCAAATTCTCTGCTATGCCATGCCTTGTGTTTTGTCTCTACACAGGAAAACCATATTGTTCTCTTCATTTTAGaagattaaattaattaataaaagaagggAACACGTTACCCTTTCATGTTGTCCAAAATGTCAGCATGCTCCTCTTTTTCTcattataaagaaataaaaaaattgtgataACATTGTTTTCAATTTCTTCAATACATTGATAAGCTATATATTTATCGAAAACTTCAAAGGTGGTTAATTTAGGAAAAGAAAAACACGGTTGGGCATTTTGTTTAGACACATTTGGTCAACAACATCCAATGATTAGTGAGTACAGCTTAGAGTGAAGCATGTAAATTTGTTGCATAGGGATTGAGAGCGAGAGCCTCCACATGACAGGAACTTGAAAGAAACAAAATGATTGCGACCTCCATTATCATCCATTGCGTGAAAAAAGTCAAAAAACAATTGAAACCAATCAACCATCAAACCATGACAACGACACAGGAGCAATAGTGAACTCataccactattttttttttctttcttttttccaactctataataaattttgattgttTTGAACAACTGGATGATTGAAACTATTGTAAACGGAGAgtgctaggtaaacaatgactatcttaaacaatatgaataaccaccaattaaataaaaatacactatatcctaatttaatgctactaattaaatttaagattaatttactcttttaaccctattaattcacatcgtttacacattgttcaaaaatgtTGTTAGTTATCTATACTTTCTCATTGTAAATTTATCTGAATACAGATTCgtatataaatatacaaaaatattatttatacactaaaattagttattaatataaaatacatgttaaatataaaatatacattaaaaataaattaaataacatatatatttatacacatataCTGGAAGACtaattttgatatttgatttCAGTATTCAGATAGATCATAGATATAATAATCTACTGTAGTGGtactcattttcttttctttttagtgaTTTGGACTTTGTCAAGGTTCATTTTGGGCTATTTGGGGTTTCTGTAGTATTGATTTTGGACTTGGCCCAACATTTCAAAAGAGGAGCTTCTTCTTCCAATTGTCGGCTCAAAATTGGGCCCAATAAGGGGAACTTTAGACGTAGGCTCAAATTTTGGATCAGTTTTCATTGAGAAAATAACGGGCCAGCCTACAAACATGGAAACTGAATAAGCAATATATGGGCTATGGGCTTTTGTTATTTCCGGTAAATATAAAACAAGCATGTTTATTGATAATTATtcgtataaaaatatttatatataaaaataattattaagatATTGAAATCCAACCtataaaattatctaataattattttCACAAAAAATGTCTTCATTTAAATATTCAACTTATTTATTTGAAATGATTTTTCAATGGTTAAAGTCTTAAAAGAGATGTGTGACACCAAAGGGGGTTGACTTCCTATGTAATAAACAAATCTGGCACCACATGCGCATGCATGGCATTCCTATTTTTCTAGCCACCTCATTTCTTCTCCATAGGATCCATAActttatttatcattatttttaatttattattatgccTTTGGTGGGTGCTCGTgcctctccatgctcatttcttttgacattttgttttcttttttccttttcttgttaCCAACTGTGACAACTGCTTCAATTTGACAATTACAACATAGGACAAAGAAGTAGTTAATTATAAGTTTGTTGCTCCAAGTGTCCAACAACCATGCATCTCCAAAGTTTTTTCTACTTAACTTTGATATATTAATTCCATAATCCGACATATGATGCAGTCAAAAGCAGTATAAAAAACGGTGTTTTATATTTTCCATGCCAACGTAACATACATCCTCAAGAATCAAGATCCATACACAAATTAACAAAACACTGCTAAAAGCCTGTTTTCTTAGGGTTATACTACGTGTACACCAAAATTagctactaatataaaatacatgttattagaatacaaatatatattgaaaataaattaaattatacatatatttatacataaatacattagtggttaattttagtggctgattttagtgtacaaataacatttttcgttttcttatgaAGCCTTAGATCTAGCTTTTGTGATCAATGCATATATCGAttcaaatttaaaagtaaaagtataAGTTGTTTGTTAATTTTGCTTTTCCTGTTATGAATGGTCAAACATTTAAACAGAAGTGACAACGTTATTTCATTTGTTAGACCAACATTGAAAACTATGTTTTTATCGTTTCCGATGGCCGGTTTGTCGTTAAAACACAaagcatatatattttttgtttatttatttgaacTTACGTTAGGATGATTCCAAACACATAGAAACAAACCAACCTTAAATGTCAAACTTTACTCCAAAAAACTAGTCGGGTATTAATATAAACTACACCAGGTGCTTGGGTAAAGTTATCATAACGTGAAAGATGAATACAAATTGGAGAAGATGGATATGAtcaatgatgtatatatatacactgcTAAAATTAGAAAAACTGCAACGCCCATTAAGAAGAGTACGTAGAAGATTTGATTATCATTCATATATATGGAGACAAACACGTAGTagaatattttgaatatttttgctcgtaaatcaatttttattggagggtttttattttcatatttttaactCCAATCACTATGTGAGCATATTATTATTAGACCACTTTTTTCATATTTGATTTTGAACAAAGACATACACAATGCCACTGACTATAAAGCATGACATTTCAATGAGTTATCGTGTCCGCGTGTCGGACATATTTCAGATACGGCACTTATCGATATTCGTCTGACACGTGTGTCTGTTGTGTCCAActatgttttaataaaaaataaaaaattcttctccgaaCACGCTTGGACAcatctaaataccatcacgtgtcggcgtatccaatcttattcttagcatatatttttgaaataaatttagattgagtatatattattatttattaaaacaaaaaatattttaaatacttgatataattaaaataaaacattaaaagtaattaaaaaattaatttatattttaatatcaataaaatatcaaaatatcatgttatgatttatctaaaaaatactttatattttatatgtatggaTGTCCCtgtgtcttataagattttaaaatttacgtGTCGGCGAGTCCTGTATCATGTCGTATCTCGTATCTGTGTCAGTGTTTGTGCATCATAAGCCACTACTAATAATACAAGCATTCATTTGGAATCTTATAGAATAAAATACATCAAATAAGGAAAAAAGCATCAATTTGGTTTATTCAACTAGGTAGACTGACTTTCCTAAATATAAATACGTGCAGTTAATTGTAATATGTTTTAATTGAATTGAAAATTGATATAATTGGTTAATATTGAAGACAGCTTTATATGTGTAAAGAGAGGGACCATATATATATGAGATATGGACATTGACGCCAAGCTCTATCTATTAAGTTCTCACCCGAGACCCAATTCCAAATTAAATTCTCTTATTGGTGTTTCCCACTTTTATTAAATTTGATGAAGCACCTTCAAGCCAAGTTTAATTTCTACTAACAAACATTCATGCACCATCCCTAGAATAAAAGAGCTAGTACCGTACCACTCACTCGCCCCAAGTGGCTT
This window contains:
- the LOC112723501 gene encoding E3 ubiquitin-protein ligase XBAT32 — protein: MKFLSLVGNSLGCSASGERLVSAARDGDVQEAKALLEYNPRLARYSTFGVRNSPLHYSAAHGHHEIVYLLLESGVDINLRNYRGQTALMQACQHGHWEVVQTLILFKANIHKADYLNGGTALHLAALNGHTRCIRLLLADYIPSISDFWKLLKSDDCKLTSEFDHSGLREVINRTSDGGITALHMAALNGHVESVHLLLELGASVSEVTVEDGTTIDLIGSGSTPLHYAACGGNAQCCQLLIAKGANLNAQNANGWTPLMVARSWNRNWLEDILKEPPSEILEVLPSPYLSLPLMSIVKIARECGWKTNELAPCLDPCAVCLERKCMVAVEGCDHEFCTQCALYLCSTNSTTSTSTNQGPPGSIACPLCRHGIVSFVKLPDTRPLPKQTIPRTANLSLTFCTCSSDVLEDPTDMTTPFCLPSSSSTPSLSSSSRASKTSPGNLRSLGSQKFSSFSSFRFNTGLCLGSDVSPSLVPCTTSRDLRNHLGRCSGSGFRRSASQRERRKSWFCSLNQSVATGNGC